A single Diachasmimorpha longicaudata isolate KC_UGA_2023 chromosome 10, iyDiaLong2, whole genome shotgun sequence DNA region contains:
- the Ltn1 gene encoding E3 ubiquitin-protein ligase listerin yields MGKNKAQRTKNNAKPSNSSRSAELLGSSVPNFVGFSAARDGGYVPVLPGLSISASGEGDINSINPEFRLVLKKMNKKDPITKFKALQEFTYLCENAPMSSVTDVLPLWPRNYCVLAVDIEHRVREASQVAHSALVHRVGRTLALYLKQLAGCWYTSQFDTYPPAASAALNSFDSTFPEAKAVPALIHCQCEILGYIQDNILPRPPQSVLTQKTQTPEETEAKEQRTLICCLQGYAHYLKQVPLAQITQTMDINQKIISSPTFWKLGRHKVLLIRTAFFHALASIVSNAPAFLHGEKKRAMTIIMNSLAESDPGILSAVWECALVAIDKIEDWQSFVSIEKLVLPKLWKILRSGGEGSASAIYPNFLPFLSKFPTFDIENKSQLFINFFENMRQGFSVKTVVTSKSEMLAVATAFVECLKYTIILNNQDNELCKALLKDQLMPIVESSINDFSPTKTIIFREVANLIKYWSKNRNNDEYNIYSELIQTFWEQIESVFHKINTTALTSHNKLIIDSVQMAEIKFLSSLKNPENPIKKNKRVRFIECEQVTGGVIEEERRAAEDHDVTLDEDNWLTANEDAEVTSDEDDLLEPLTPDEDEPRVPFILDEDNPRVPLTLDVDDLRVPLTLDEDEVFRKELEEFVSKLCVSYIQRNKDDKSDTNIIYLTRLLCIFESKDLFLSLAQRQQENGNLLNFYNDNLKPLLESGCQEAIALTFTVWKYMSDEEKEHVLNSLNSLQSKILLNSALTCALRPENRRDNLIKDWLRTPRITEYLTDICNAMILQGTVENIDMRLLLLVFESTDGELTVNDETVNKISEILCSVSSKSEYKILENVTALISKLLELTWAHTVLSLGALKMLKTLFELNLNEKLSVELKESIQEKWKNGFVKIQQKIQGTNVHFIEVQRDCYKLLLDRLYGSDDTNIGQLIKISIDFIESSNNYKYHKALSTLSLLNLEHEVLASDWLPRVITLVLQGELISGNFYLPNSMTKIRTDKDVIFITPAEETPPDMMGSCLKWALLNAHLINHLIVKLHEEDLDQDSLKECLMNLPSNLKFIILITSLGTFYRTHYRHSKNYDCIAIIHDQLDEQCKKLKQEIPRKVWKKIVEAENVETYCNELGSVFNEFLRYFYGNDESSVFIEEEEEQFLEDYLNEQTLEEAELIDPLKKPLGYHMHALIISRRLLCGEEPLARPLKVLKHFISLHKKGVYSLHDGEKPANIAHLSLSEFHLRLEFVRLFTDVIRKVPEIDDSVWDSAMIYLLSWLLSIQKSKENHEDGKVRCFISAVSDFFFEFQVVLRQLSKEKTVQLPENLKEEWKEIFARDVNEIIVKMWMFYADLLNLTDDHLAPVIVLHHLGKTLTVLDTAVFRKNSSRINTDQLMEFTMMRFTSSLMSIQISCFYLLTSLIPEMVDEDKAAIDGENFNPNTLNFMKLRASLLENEKIVHAMLIDFSRHDPSSYIIQSHTDSYTYTLAYLLEWMVVLKMCKAADADLRYNYAESLKNELFPNLMHNLFRLMPMDILRESRSRGIVDRDIEIFKRELIITIDDNPSAIKIDEIVCSIYIECLRQLPALARQWWSTADSRISSIMERVTTIYVSPILCREELSNEKLKDMENLHIKVLPNVRTVIAFYQMDDTKLELSMALPVNYPLGHVVVESGQEIGGKTTWKNYHKQLSIFLTHQNGSISEGLNMWKTNLDRKFAGVEECYICFSIFHYNTYKIPKIVCRTCKKKYHARCLYKWFTTSQKPTCPICRNVF; encoded by the exons atgggaaaaaataaagCTCAACGAACGAAGAATAACGCCAAG CCATCAAACAGTAGCAGAAGTGCTGAACTCTTGGGGTCATCGGTACCGAATTTCGTGGGATTCTCTGCAGCTAGGGATGGCGGGTACGTGCCTGTGCTACCTGGATTGTCTATCAGTGCCAGCGGCGAAGGGGATATCAATTCGATCAATCCCGAATTTCGTTtggtgttaaaaaaaatgaataagaaaGATCCAATAACTAAATTTAAG GCGCTTCAAGAATTTACATATCTCTGCGAAAATGCTCCCATGTCTTCTGTGACCGATGTCTTGCCTTTGTGGCCCCGTAATTATTGTGTCCTCGCCGTGGACATCGAGCATCGTGTACGAGAGGCCTCTCAAGTAGCCCACTCTGCGTTGGTGCATCGAGTTGGCCGTACCCTAGCTCTCTACCTAAAACAACTTGCCGGTTGTTGGTACACCTCTCAATTCGACACCTATCCTCCAGCTGCTTCTGCTGCCCTCAACTCCTTCGATTCAACCTTTCCAGAAGCCAAAGCAGTCCCTGCCCTTATTCACTGTCAATGTGAAATCCTCGGCTACATTCAAGATAACATCCTCCCCCGACCACCACAATCCGTCCTCACTCAGAAGACTCAAACACCCGAGGAAACTGAAGCCAAGGAACAGAGAACTTTGATTTGCTGTCTGCAGGGTTATGCCCATTACCTCAAGCAAGTCCCTTTGGCCCAAATAACGCAAACCATGGACATCAACCAGAAGATAATATCATCCCCCACATTTTGGAAATTGGGAAGACACAAAGTGCTTCTAATAAGGACAGCATTTTTCCATGCCCTAGCTTCTATCGTCTCTAATGCTCCAGCATTTCTACACGGAGAAAAGAAGCGAGCAATGACCATAATAATGAACAGCCTTGCCGAATCAGACCCAGGAATTCTCTCAGCGGTGTGGGAATGCGCCCTCGTAGCCATCGATAAAATCGAGGACTGGCAGTCATTCGTCAGCATCGAAAAATTGGTTCTCCCAAAACTCTGGAAAATCTTGAGGAGTGGTGGAGAAGGATCTGCGTCTGCAATCTACCCCAATTTTCTCCCCTTCCTTTCAAAATTCCCGACATTCGATATTGAGAATAAATCCCAACTATTTATAAACTTCTTCGAAAATATGAGACAAGGATTCAGCGTTAAGACGGTCGTGACAAGTAAATCTGAGATGTTGGCAGTTGCGACAGCCTTCGTTGAGTGCTTAAAATACACAATAATTCTGAATAATCAAGACAATGAACTTTGTAAAGCTCTTCTGAAGGATCAGCTGATGCCCATCGTTGAATCATCAATCAATGACTTTTCGCCGACCAAGACAATAATCTTCCGTGAAGTCGCCAATTTGATCAAATACTGGAGTAAAAATCGAAACAATGACGAgtacaatatttattcagaGTTGATACAAACCTTTTGGGAGCAGATTGAATCAGTATTCCATAAAATCAATACGACGGCCCTAACATCTcacaataaattgataattgataGTGTTCAGATGGCTGAAATCAAGTTTTTGTCGAGTCTCAAGAACCCAGAGAatccgattaaaaaaaataagagagtAAGGTTCATCGAGTGTGAGCAGGTGACTGGGGGAGTGATTGAGGAAGAAAGGAGAGCCGCTGAAGATCATGATGTAACCCTTGATGAAGATAACTGGCTAACCGCCAATGAAGATGCTGAAGTAACCTCTGATGAAGATGATCTACTCGAACCGTTAACCCCTGATGAAGATGAGCCACGCGTACCGTTCATCCTTGATGAAGATAATCCACGCGTACCGTTAACCCTTGATGTAGATGATCTACGCGTACCGTTAACCCTTGATGAAGATGAGGTGTTCAGGAAGGAATTAGAGGAATTTGTGAGCAAACTTTGTGTTTCGTACATACAGAGGAACAAGGACGACAAATCTGATACGAATATCATTTATTTGACTCGATTACTTTGCATATTTGAATCTAAGGATCTCTTCTTATCGTTAGCACAACGTCAACAGGAAAACGGAAATctcctgaatttttataatgacaACCTCAAGCCCCTACTTGAGAGTGGTTGTCAAGAAGCCATCGCACTGACCTTTACTGTATGGAAATATATGTCTGATGAGGAGAAGGAACACGTTCTAAATTCTTTGAATAGTCTTCAAAGTaagattttattgaattcggCCCTGACGTGTGCTCTTCGGCCGGAAAATAGAAGAGATAATTTGATTAAGGACTGGTTGCGGACGCCCAGAATAACCGAATACTTGACAGACATTTGCAATGCGATGATTCTACAGGGGACCGTAGAAAATATCGATATGAGACTACTTTTACTAGTTTTTGAATCGACTGATGGTGAATTAACAGTGAATGACGAAACTGTTAATAAAATCTCGGAGATTCTTTGCTCAGTTTCCAGCAAATCAGAGtataaaatattggaaaatgttACGGCGTTGATAAGCAAGCTTTTAGAACTAACGTGGGCCCATACGGTATTGTCTTTAGGAGCTTTGAAAATGCTCAAGACACTTTTTGAACTGAATCTCAACGAGAAGTTATCAGTTGAGCTTAAAGAGTCAATCCAAGAAAAGTGGAAGAacggttttgtgaaaattcagCAAAAAATACAGGGAACAAATGTACATTTTATTGAGGTCCAGAGAGATTGCTACAAGCTACTTCTAGACAGACTTTATGGTTCTGACGACACGAATATCGGCCAACTTATTAAAATATCTATTGATTTCATAGAATCTTCGAATAATTATAAGTATCACAAGGCTCTGAGTACTCTAAGTCTATTGAATTTGGAACATGAAGTACTTGCTTCTGATTGGCTTCCTCGAGTTATTACTTTAGTTCTACAGGGGGAGCTTATTTCTGGCAATTTCTATCTGCCGAATTCAATGACGAAAATTAGAACGGATAAAGATGTGATTTTCATCACTCCAGCAGAAGAAACGCCACCAGATATGATGGGCTCTTGTTTAAAATGGGCATTACTCAATGCTCACCTGATTAATCACTTAATTGTAAAGCTACATGAGGAAGACCTTGATCAAGATTCACTGAAGGAGTGTTTAATGAATCTCCCAAGTAATCTCAAATTTATAATCCTCATCACAAGTTTAGGTACGTTCTATCGGACTCATTACCGACACTCGAAGAATTATGATTGTATTGCTATAATTCATGACCAATTGGACGAACAATGCAAGAAACTGAAACAAGAAATTCCTAGGAAGGTTTGGAAGAAGATTGTCGAGGCTGAAAATGTGGAGACGTATTGTAACGAATTGGGGAGCGTCTTCAATGAGTtcttgagatatttttatggCAATGATGAGTCTTCAGTCTTtatagaagaagaagaagaacaaTTCTTGGAAGATTATCTAAATGAACAGACTTTAGAGGAAGCAGAACTCATTGATCCACTTAAAAAACCCCTCGGCTATCACATGCATGCTCTCATTATATCCAGAAGACTCCTTTGTGGTGAAGAACCTTTAGCCAGACCTTTGAAAGTTCTCAAACATTTCATATCTCTACACAAAAAAGGGGTATATAGTTTACACGATGGAGAGAAACCTGCCAATATCGCCCAtctttcactctctgaatTTCATCTGCGTTTGGAATTCGTTAGACTCTTCACAGATGTCATCCGAAAAGTCCCAGAAATAGATGACTCTGTATGGGACTCTGCCATGATTTATCTTTTATCATGGCTTCTATCAATTCAAAAATCTAAGGAAAATCATGAGGACGGCAAAGTACGATGCTTCATATCAGCTGTCAGTGATTTTTTCTTCGAATTCCAAGTAGTTTTACGACAGCTCAGCAAAGAGAAAACTGTCCAGCTACCTGAGAATCTGAAAGAAGAATGGAAGGAAATATTCGCTCGGGATGTAAATGAGATTATTGTGAAAATGTGGATGTTCTACGCAGATCTATTGAACTTGACAGATGATCATTTGGCCCCAGTCATTGTTCTCCATCATTTAGGAAAAACGTTGACGGTTTTAGACACAGCTGTCTTCAGGAAAAACTCCTCGAGGATCAACACGGATCAATTGATGGAATTCACCATGATGCGATTTACATCCTCTCTGATGTCCATACAAATCTCATGCTTTTATCTTCTGACAAGTCTGATTCCAGAGATGGTGGACGAGGATAAAGCAGCGATTGACGGGGAGAATTTTAATCCCAATACGTTAAATTTCATGAAACTCCGAGCAAGTCTTTTGGAAAATGAGAAGATCGTCCATGCTATGCTGATTGATTTTAGTCGCCATGATCCCTCGAGCTATATTATTCAAAGTCATACAGATTCGTACACCTATACGTTGGCTTATTTACTGGAATGGATGGTGGTACTGAAGATGTGTAAGGCGGCAGATGCTGATCTCAGGTATAATTATGCTGAGTCCCTGAAGAACGAGCTATTTCCAAATTTAATGCATAATCTCTTCAGGCTTATGCCTATGGATATACTGCGGGAGAGCAGGAGTAGAGGAATTGTGGATCGGGATATAGAGATATTCAAACGAGAATTAATTATAACAATTGATGACAACCCGAGTGCGATTAAGATCGACGAAATTGTCTGCTCGATTTATATCGAGTGCCTGAGACAGTTACCAGCACTGGCCAGGCAATGGTGGAGTACGGCAGACTCTAGAATTTCAAGTATAATGGAGAGAGTCACAACCATCTACGTCAGTCCTATTCTTTGTCGAGAGGAATTGTccaacgaaaaattgaaagatatGGAAAATCTGCATATCAAAGTACTTCCCAATGTTAGAACTGTTATTGCTTTTTATCAGATGGACGATACTAAATTAGAACTGAGTATGGCGCTCCCTGTTAATTATCCCTTGGGGCATGTTGTTGTTGAGTCAGGGCAAGAGATAGGTGGAAAAACCACCtggaaaaattatcacaagcaattgtcaatatttttgaCACACCAGAATGGCTCGATTTCGGAAGGGCTCAATATGTGGAAGACGAATCTGGATAGGAAATTTGCTGGAGTTGAAGAGTGCTACATCTGTTTCagcatttttcattataataCGTATAAGATACCAAAAATTGTGTGTCGTACCTGCAAGAAGAAATATCACGCACGTTGTCTG tacaaATGGTTCACCACGAGCCAAAAACCGACGTGTCCCATCTGCCGGAATGTTTTCTGA